Sequence from the Bacillus sp. (in: firmicutes) genome:
CCATTGCAGGATGGTGTTTTTTGAAAGGAGCACGGAGCAGGAAAGTTTGGCTTGCGGTGTGTATGCTTGGCACGATTGTTGGGTTGGTCACAGGGATGCTGGGTGTGCGATTTGCATAGTTAATGTGTTACAGATATCGAGTGATGAGCTACTTGGATTGTTATTACCGAGGGAAATATTGAAAATTGATAAATTTTAATGGCTACTAATTCACTCATTGTTACATGTTTAACCATTATAAAAAGCACCTACATTTCTGCAGATGCCCTTTATATTATATTCCCCCACTCAGCAAAACCCTAAAATGAACATAATCATTCTTACAAATCCCATTAAATCAACCTTCTAAATATATCCCAACCACGCACTCAACATACATCATTATATATGGTTAATAAAATTTCACCTGTCGACTTTGCCTAAATACTCTTCAAATGTCAAATCTTGTTCAGCAATTACTTTCGATGCAGATTTCCCTACATATCGAACATGCCATGGTTCATATTGATAACCTGTGATTTTTTCCTTTCCCTTCTGATAGCGTACTATAAATCCGAATTTATGCGCATTCTTCTTAATCCATTGTCCCTCTTTCGTTTCCCCGAAATATTGTGATAACCCATAGTTTACACTTGAACTGGTGAGGTCCATTGCCAATCCAGTTTGATGCTCACTTTCTCCAGGCTTCGCGCTAAATTGTCCTGCACTTTCCATACCACTTTGTATAACCTTTGAAGCAAAAATTTCATTTTGACGGTCGTAGGAACGATATCCAGAAACTGCATACAAATTAATATTTTCTTGCTTTGCTTCTCTAAACATTGCTTCAAGTGCTACAGCCGCTTCTTTTCTCATTAATTTTTTAGGATCATATTCTTTAAAGGTAAAATTCACTTCAGGTACTGTAAGATCTTTTGGAACATAATCCTTCGGCAATGCATTGTTTTTATTTACTAGTACTAATACACTATCGGGATTAGCTACAATAATATGATCGGTGAGCAGCGCATCCTGTAAATATTCTCTTGTTTTAGGCCCATATACTCCATCATTTGCTATATCCACATATTTACTTTGGAAATCTTTAACTACTGCTTTCGTGCCAATGTCATACACTCCATCTTCACTAAGAACATAATTCAATCTGTTAAATGCTTTTTGAATTATCTTTACCTTTTCGCCTCTATCCCCATTTTTTAATACATCATAAGGCAATGAATTAACAATTTCTATTAATTCCTTATCTGGAATGTGTAAAATTTGTCCAGGATATATCATTTCACTTTTTAAGCTGTTATGTTTTTTTAATTGTATTGCTGTTATATTGTATTGTGATGCTATCTTATTAAGTGTATCTCCC
This genomic interval carries:
- a CDS encoding LysM peptidoglycan-binding domain-containing protein; protein product: MDMIVVKRLIEHEDGYILELNINQELSEFAKEFGITSKEENKNLENAIRDYVQENFAGLKIKTVKVLLGSLLIATFPFVAVEASANTNNLQSNTQETDIYTVKSGDTLNIIANKYGITVSQLKNQNGLANNMIYPGQQLKIPKETIYIVKPGDTLFKVANKYFTSVNQIMVLNKLTSEMIYPGQKLKIPNEYKEIAPIHRTYTVRSGDTLNKIASQYNITAIQLKKHNSLKSEMIYPGQILHIPDKELIEIVNSLPYDVLKNGDRGEKVKIIQKAFNRLNYVLSEDGVYDIGTKAVVKDFQSKYVDIANDGVYGPKTREYLQDALLTDHIIVANPDSVLVLVNKNNALPKDYVPKDLTVPEVNFTFKEYDPKKLMRKEAAVALEAMFREAKQENINLYAVSGYRSYDRQNEIFASKVIQSGMESAGQFSAKPGESEHQTGLAMDLTSSSVNYGLSQYFGETKEGQWIKKNAHKFGFIVRYQKGKEKITGYQYEPWHVRYVGKSASKVIAEQDLTFEEYLGKVDR